CAAAGCGAAGCCGAGAGAGAATCGCGATGGCGGACTACGCATCGGTGACGGCTGTAAGGTTTAGGGTCTTCTCCGCAATGGCTTTGTGATCGTACGTGGCCTTGACAAAGCGCAGCACATGTCGCGTTGCGCAATAATCGAGCGGATGGCGAAGCAAGACTCTGAGACCCAACGTAcagaggcagcaaccgctgcaccgatggcaactctggccaactaggcgttgagatgctgcgtgcagaaagcagcaaccgctgcatcaacggcgaccgtggccaactagctcctggtacgctgtgtgattacggaggcagcaaccgctgcaccgatggcaaccctggccaactaggcgttgagatgctgcgtgcagaaagcagcaaccgctgcatcaacggcgaccgtggccaactaggtcctggtacgctgtgtgatgatggaggcagcaaccgctgcaccgatggcaaccccggccaactaggcgttgagatgctgcgtgcagaaagcagcaaccgctgcatcaacggcgaccgtggccaactagctcctggtacgctgtgtgatgatggaggcagcaaccgctgcaccgatggcaaccccggccaactaggcgttgagatgctgcgtgcagaaagcagcaaccgctgcaacaacggcgaccgtggccaactaggacctggtgcgctgtgtgatgatggaggcagcaaccgctgcaccgatggcaaccctggccaattAGGCtctgagatgctgcgtgcagaaagcagcaactgctgcaacaacggcgaccgtggccaactagctcctggtacgctgtgtgatgatggaggcagcaaccgctgcaccgatggcaaccccggccaactaggcgttgagatgctgcgtgcagaaagcagcaaccgctgcaacaacggcgaccgtggccaactaggtcctggtacgctgtgtgattacggaggcagcaaccgctgcaccgatggcaaccctggccaactaggctctgagatgctgcgtgcagaaagcagcaaccgctgcaacaacggcgaccgtggccaactaggtcctggtgcgctgtgtgatgatggaggcagcaaccgctgcaccgatggcaaccctggccaactaggcgttgagatgctgcgtgcagaaagcagcaaccgctgcaacaacggcgaccgtggccaactaggtcctggtgcgctgtgtgatgatggaggcagcaaccgctgcaccgatggcaaccctggccaactaggctctgagatgctgcgtgcagaaagcagcaaccgctgcaacaacggcgaccgtggccaactaggtcctggtgcgctgtgtgatgatggaggcagcaaccgctgcaccgatggcaaccctggccaactaggcgttgagatgctgcgtgcagaaagcagcaaccgctgcaacaacggcgaccgtggccaactaggtcctggtgcgctgtgtgatgatggaggcagcaaccgctgcaccgatggcaaccctggccaactaggcgttgagatgctgcgtgcagaaagcagcaaccgctgcaacaacggcgaccgtggccaactaggtcctggtgcgctgtgtgatgatggaggcagcaaccgctgcaccgatggcaaccctggccaattAGGCtctgagatgctgcgtgcagaaagcagcaaccgctgcaacaacggcgaccgtggccaactaggtcctggtgcgctgtgtgatgatggaggcagcaaccgctgcaccgatggcaaccctggccaactaggcgttgagatgctgcgtgcagaaagcagcaaccgctgcaacaacggcgaccgtggccaactaggtcctggtgcgctgtgtgatgatggaggcagcaaccgctgcaccgatggcaaccctggccaactaggctttgagatgctgcgtgcagaaagcagcaaccgctgcaacaacggcgaccgtggccaactaggtcctggtgcgctgtgtgatgatgaaagcagcaaccgctgcaacaacggcgaccgtggccaactaggtcctggtgcgctgtgtgatgatggaggcagcaaccgctgca
This sequence is a window from Anopheles darlingi chromosome 3, idAnoDarlMG_H_01, whole genome shotgun sequence. Protein-coding genes within it:
- the LOC125957054 gene encoding N66 matrix protein-like isoform X2 produces the protein MLRAESSNRCINGDRGQLAPGTLCDYGGSNRCTDGNPGQLGVEMLRAESSNRCINGDRGQLAPGTLCDDGGSNRCTDGNPGQLGVEMLRAESSNRCNNGDRGQLGPGTLCDYGGSNRCTDGNPGQLGSEMLRAESSNRCNNGDRGQLGPGALCDDGGSNRCTDGNPGQLGVEMLRAESSNRCNNGDRGQLGPGALCDDGGSNRCTDGNPGQLGSEMLRAESSNRCNNGDRGQLGPGTLCDDGGSNRCIDDNPGQLGVGMLGEEDRAITMAPGRSTGGNVGFIEGTPPPVP